In the Oceanispirochaeta sp. genome, ACAATGGGTTCTCGTGTTATTGGTATTGAGTTGGCCATAAATCTGGTGGATATCTGGCTTGATTCAGATTTTCAGGGAGGAGGGTCCACGGCCAAAGTCGAGAAAATAATGACCTGGGAACGTGACCTGCATGCCCTTCATCAAAAGGAGGGCTAAGACGCATGAAAAGCAGTAAAGTGGTCAGTCTGGGCCTGCATATCTGTGATGTTCTTGGCCGTCCTGTAAATGGAATCCCTCCCGGACAGTCCCTGACCATTCTGGATGAGACCAGAATGACTGTGGCTGGTACAGCAGCCGGAGCCAGTGTGGATATGGCTAAACTCGGTCTCGAGGTCTATGCCATGGGCGCTGTCGGAGAGGATCTCATTGGTGAATTTGTTGAGAGTTCCATGAAATCTTTCGGAATAAATACGGCAGGACTTATCAGGAAAAAGAATGTGCAGACATCCACTTCAATGCTTCTGATCAGGCCTAATGGAGAACGCCCGGCACTGCATGTTCCTGGTGCCAATGCCTGTTTCAGCCTGGAAGATGTTGATTTTGATCTGATTGCCGCTGCCGGATTTCTTCATGTGGGAGGGACAGGACTTCTCCCGGGTATTGATGGTGAAGATACTGTCCGCATACTGTCATTTGCCAAAGATAAGGGATTAGTCACCACTTTTGATCTTATTGCTCTTGAGACTGTTGATGCATTGCCCCTGATTATACCCTGCCTCCCCTATATTGATTATTTCATGCCGGGGCTGGAAGAAGCCGTTCTGATGTGCGGATTTGATGACCGACAGAAACTGCACCGCTTCTTTCTGGAAAAAGGTGCTGGTCATACGGTTTTCAAGAATGGAG is a window encoding:
- a CDS encoding carbohydrate kinase family protein, encoding MKSSKVVSLGLHICDVLGRPVNGIPPGQSLTILDETRMTVAGTAAGASVDMAKLGLEVYAMGAVGEDLIGEFVESSMKSFGINTAGLIRKKNVQTSTSMLLIRPNGERPALHVPGANACFSLEDVDFDLIAAAGFLHVGGTGLLPGIDGEDTVRILSFAKDKGLVTTFDLIALETVDALPLIIPCLPYIDYFMPGLEEAVLMCGFDDRQKLHRFFLEKGAGHTVFKNGEKGSFIGWLEGGELKELHIPCFEAEIVDSTGCGDSYCGGFIKALSRGMTLEECGRIGSACGALVISGLGSDAGIKDWEQVLNFSRISKTSIPAGEKK